Proteins encoded together in one Lathyrus oleraceus cultivar Zhongwan6 chromosome 5, CAAS_Psat_ZW6_1.0, whole genome shotgun sequence window:
- the LOC127080672 gene encoding uncharacterized protein LOC127080672: MPFVIRKPIPLPEPKLTHVPIGEMEELKTTMAKLEKENEELQIKLQQTINEKNNMKWELERNETQLQTHVEKFNKEEYKRKKIKVGLEQVDHCLDTLKGQLRQAQKECQDNERWWHLATKENKTIRDTLGAQIKELTNYVRHAKAEVDQKRRLKKIAIEASRVSPMIWEEKCREVRDARESVSYWKNQLESLRQDSSIWLKERDYVIEDYESFKKTIYFLQGDRDKFRAKLDGLLGFCNWAAKELPWRLRDAVEELKEDNTPPAIINFVLLCKGLLKKFNEELEELQARKPSI; this comes from the coding sequence ATGCCATTCGTCATTCGGAAACCAATACCTCTTCCTGAACCTAAACTCACCCATGTCCCTATTGGAGAAATGGAGGAACTCAAGACCACCATGGCAAAGttagaaaaagagaatgaagagctgCAGATAAAACTCCAACAAACCATCAATGAGAAAAACAATATGAAGTGGGAGCTCGAGAGAAATGAGACACAACTTCAAACCCACGTGGAAAAGTTCAACAAGGAGGAGTATAAGAGAAAGAAGATCAAAGTGGGATTAGAACAAGTTGATCATTGTTTGGATACTCTTAAGGGTCAACTAAGACAAGCtcagaaagaatgtcaagacaaCGAGCGTTGGTGGCATCTAGCCACAAAGGAGAACAAGACAATAAGGgatacacttggggctcagataaaAGAACTCACCAATTATGTTCGTCATGCAAAAGCTGAAGTAGATCAGAAGCGCCGACTCAAGAAAATAGCCATTGAAGCTTCTAGGGTGTCACCCATGATATGGGAAGAGAAGTGTCGAGAAGTAAGAGATGCTAGGGAGTCTGTAAGCTATTGGAAGAACCAGCTAGAGTCATTACGCCAAGACAGCTCCATATGGTTGAAAGAGCGAGACtatgtgattgaagattatgaatcctttaagaagaccataTACTTCTTACAAGGGGATAGGGATAAGTTTCGTGCAAAACTCGATGGGCTACTAGGATTCTGTAATTGGGCAGCTAAAGAATTGCCATGGAGGTTGAGAGACGCAGTCGAAGAGTTGAAAGAAGATAACACTCCTCCAGCCATAATCAATTTCGTTCTGCTCTGCAAAGGGTTGTTGAAGAAATTCAATGAGGAACTAGAAGAGCTTCAGGCTAGAAAGCCATCTATTTAA